A genome region from Arachis duranensis cultivar V14167 chromosome 6, aradu.V14167.gnm2.J7QH, whole genome shotgun sequence includes the following:
- the LOC107493198 gene encoding uncharacterized protein LOC107493198 — MNFIKKCWTEVGKEFTDAVMGFFHSALLPARSNVTWVALVPKFVGATEIKDLHPISMVGCVYKVISKVLVRRIRKVMPNLVGETQSAFVQGRKTHDGALIACETVHWLRWRGWIKECVCSATMSVLINGSPSKPFKMEKGLRKGDPLSPFLFVLVVDVLHRMIGEAVRNGCISLLLVGRDNIELSHLQFADDTILFCPPEEETIRNYQSLLRCFELMSRLSINFEKSSFISVNCE, encoded by the exons ATGAATTTTATCAAGAAGTGTTGGACAGAAGTTGGGAAGGAATTCACGGATGCAGTGATGGGGTTCTTCCACTCAGCATTGTTACCTGCAAGGTCGAATGTCACGTGGGTGGCGCTGGTACCAAAATTcgttggagctacagaaataaAAGATCTTCATCCGATTAGTATGGTGGGTTGTGTCTATAAGGTCATTTCTAAGGTGTTGGTTCGGAGGATACGGAAAGTAATGCCAAACTTAGTAGGTGAGACTCAGAGTGCTTTTGTGCAGGGTAGGAAAACTCACGATGGGGCTTTGATAGCTTGTGAAACTGTACATTGGCTAAG GTGGCGGGGGTGGATTAAGGAATGTGTTTGTTCTGCGACTATGTCAGTGCTCATTAATGGATCTCCCTCTAAGCCATTCAAAATGGAAAAGGGCCTGCGAAAAGGGGATCCTTTATCTCCCTTTCTATTTGTGCTCGTTGTTGACGTACTTCATAGAATGATCGGGGAGGCGGTGAGGAATGGGTGCATATCACTGTTGTTGGTTGGACGGGATAACATCGAGTTGTCACACTTACAGTTTGCGGATGACACTATCCTTTTCTGCCCTCCAGAGGAAGAGACCATACGGAATTACCAGAGCCTACTGCGATGCTTCGAGCTGATGTCTAGGTTGAGTATCAATTTTGAGAAATCCAGCTTCATTTCGGTTAATTGTGAATAG
- the LOC107493208 gene encoding uncharacterized protein LOC107493208, with protein sequence MMATISDKVVSNLTSIYVAVIACMKVYCVACGHNMGGVFVLIFFASIFVALILLAALAWDLSRKAMYAFAASAAAANNHRSHKVCKGGICWHGVAVRSPASQVRFRLPHHLPTYPTS encoded by the coding sequence ATGATGGCAACAATCAGCGACAAAGTGGTGAGCAACCTCACAAGCATCTATGTGGCAGTGATCGCATGTATGAAGGTGTACTGTGTTGCCTGTGGCCACAACATGGGAGGCGTTTTTGTTCTCATCTTCTTCGCTTCCATTTTCGTGGCTCTCATCTTGCTGGCAGCACTCGCCTGGGACCTATCACGCAAGGCCATGTATGCATTTGCCGCCTCCGCCGCTGCAGCAAACAACCATCGTTCTCACAAGGTGTGCAAAGGAGGCATCTGCTGGCATGGTGTTGCCGTCCGATCACCTGCTTCTCAGGTCCGTTTCAGGCTTCCACACCATCTTCCTACTTATCCCACTTCCTGA
- the LOC107493244 gene encoding synaptotagmin-2, which produces MGVFSTIGTCIGFGIGTSIGVVIGYYVFIYFQPTHVKDPIIRPLAEQDAKTLQQMLPEIPLWIKNPDFDRLDWLNRFVEHMWPYLDKAICKTARTIAKPIIAEQIPKYKIDSVEFETLTLGSLPPTFQGMKVYNTDEKELIMEPSVKWAGNPNIIVAIKAFGLRATVQVVDLQVFASPRITLKPLVPSFPCFANIYVSLMEKPHVDFGLKLLGADVMSIPGVYRLVQEIIKEQVAKMYLWPKALEVQIMDPTKAMKVPVGILHVKVLRATNLKKKDLLGGSDPYVKLKLSDDKLPSKKTSVKYKKLNPEWNEEFNMVVKDPESQFLELSVYDWEQIGKHDKMGMNVIQLKELTADEAKELTLDLRKTMEPNDPENEKSRGEITVQVLYKPFKDDELAQNSEDPNAIEKAPEGTPATGGLLVIIIHEAEDVEGKHHTNPYARLIFKGEERKTKHVKKNRDPRWNETFQFTLEEPPTNERLYVEVLSASSKLGLLHPKETLGYVDINLSDAVSNKRINEKYHLIDSRNGKIQIELQWRTP; this is translated from the exons ATGGGTGTTTTTAGTACCATAGGTACTTGTATTGGCTTCGGAATTGGAACTTCAATTGGTGTGGTCATTGGATACTATGTGTTTATATACTTTCAGCCAACACATGTCAAG GATCCCATAATTCGTCCTTTGGCCGAGCAAGATGCCAAAACTCTGCAACAAATGCTTCCAGAGATACCCTTGTGGATAAAGAATCCAGATTTTGATCGT CTTGACTGGCTCAATAGATTTGTTGAGCATATGTGGCCTTATCTAGACAAG GCAATTTGCAAGACTGCAAGGACTATAGCAAAGCCCATTATTGCTGAGCAAATTCCCAAGTACAAGATTGATTCAGTAGAATTTGAGACGCTTACCTTGGGTTCTTTACCTCCAACTTTTCAAG GAATGAAAGTCTACAATACTGATGAAAAGGAGTTAATTATGGAACCATCAGTAAAATGGGCTGGGAATCCTAACATTATAGTTGCAATCAAAGCATTCGGGTTGCGAGCCACAGTTCAG GTTGTTGATCTGCAAGTATTTGCCTCTCCACGAATCACATTGAAGCCTTTAGTCCCGAGTTTTCCTTGCTTTGCGAATATTTATGTGTCACTCATGGAGAAG CCACATGTTGACTTTGGATTAAAACTGCTTGGAGCTGATGTAATGTCTATTCCTGGTGTTTATAGGCTTGTCCAG GAAATCATCAAAGAACAGGTAGCAAAAATGTACTTATGGCCTAAGGCCCTTGAGGTGCAAATAATGGATCCAACAAa GGCCATGAAAGTACCTGTAGGAATCCTCCATGTGAAGGTTCTTAGAGCAACAAATCTCAAGAAGAAAGATCTACTCGGAGGATCAGACCCGTACGTGAAGCTTAAACTCTCTGACGACAAACTTCCTTCAAAGAAAACTAGCGTGAAATATAAGAAATTGAATCCAGAATGGAATGAGGAATTCAATATGGTTGTCAAAGATCCGGAATCTCAATTCTTGGAACTTAGTGTTTATGATTGGGAGCAG ATTGGGAAGCATGACAAGATGGGAATGAATGTCATTCAATTGAAAGAGCTTACAGCGGACGAAGCCAAAGAGCTGACTCTTGATTTACGCAAGACTATGGAGCCTAATGATCCAGAGAATGAGAAGTCACGGGGAGAGATCACGGTACAAGTTCTATATAAGCCTTTTAAAGATGATGAGTTGGCTCAGAATTCAGAGGACCCTAATGCAATAGAAAAGGCTCCTGAAGGAACACCTGCCACTGGTGGTTTGCTTGTTATTATCATCCATGAAGCTGAAGATGTTGAAGGGAAACACCACACAAATCCATATGCAAGACTCATTTTCAAAGGAGAGGAGAGAAAAACCAAG CATGTGAAGAAAAATAGAGATCCAAGATGGAATGAAACATTTCAATTTACACTGGAGGAACCTCCCACCAATGAGAGGCTATATGTTGAAGTGCTTAGTGCCTCCTCTAAACTAGGCCTGCTTCATCCCAAG GAAACCTTGGGTTATGTGGATATAAATCTATCGGATGCTGTTagcaacaaaagaatcaacgaGAAATATCATCTCATTGACTCAAGAAATGGAAAGATTCAAATTGAGCTTCAGTGGAGAACTCCTTGA